The sequence TATACAAATTACAATGAATATCTCGAAAATATGGGTTTAGTATTGAAGGAAGGAGCCAGCATACTCTGTCTTAATTCTAACGCAGATATCACCCGGCCAGGACCCTACTGTGAAGAAAGAAAAACACTGGTATCAGCCAACTCTGTGGGGGCCTTAAGATCCATTATCATCACCGGAAGTAAACAGTTTGGAATAGGTACCATGGGATCCATACTTAGAATAGCCGGGGGCGAATTTTCAACCTTGAGGGCAGCCCAGATGATAGATGCCGGGGAATTGGAAAAGGGAGACATTTCTGGTTGGTTGGAACTGGTTAAATTCGATTTTAAAAACTGGGGTTATGGTATTTTAACTCCAGAAAGTGTTGAAGATGGAAGAATTGTGGTGAAACTGGATGAGAGTATGAGCTCCGCAGGAATACCCAACCTGAGCCAGAGTGTGTGTTATTATGAAGGGGGGAGGATTACCGGTGGTTTATCCCAGATAACCGGAGATAAATGGCAGTTTGTAGAAACCAACTGCTGGGGAAGAGGAGACAAATTCTGCCGATTTGAAATAACCAAGATCTGAAAATTTGTAAACCCAAGGAATCTTTACTTAAATTACAGTTACATATTCATCCTTCTTTTCTAAATCTTTTTATTTATTTTTCAAGGCCCAACTTTAAAAGCCCGGGTGTGATCCTGTTCCGAAAAGTTTTAATAAATTAGGATTTAAAGATATTTATAAGTTAAATGGGTGGAAAAATTTATCCTTTACAATTATAAACCTCATTTACTGTGTTAATTAAAAACATTTACTGTATTTATCAAAAATTAATTTAAAATAGCGGTGTTTTATTATGGAAACTGTTAACATTCTGGTTGAGGCCTTACCCTACATCAAAAAATTTCACAAGAAAAAGATCATGATTAAATACGGTGGCCACGCCATGATCGACTCTGAGGCCAAGAGCTCCACTGCCCGGGACACTGTTCTCCTGAAGTACGTGGGAATGAAACCCATAGTGGTACACGGAGGAGGTCCTGAAATCTCCCGTTCCATGAACAAACTGGGAAAGGAACCAAAATTCATTGGAGGATTGCGGGTAACTGACCAGGAAACTATGGATATAGTGAAAATGGTCCTGGTGGGTAAAATAAGCACGGAAATCGTGGCCAACATCGGCCTCCATGGAGGTAAGGGAGTGGGATTATCCGGAAAGGACAACTTGCTCTTAAAGGCCTGTAAACGTTCACCCCAAGTAGTGGTTAACCAGGAAACCGGTGAAGAGCAGATGGTTGACCTGGGACTGGTGGGTGAGATTGAATCCATAAACCCGGAAATCTTGAGAGTTCTAACTGAAAATGATTACATACCAGTAATCAGCCCAATAGGCGTGGATGATAAGGCAGAGACACTCAATTTGAATGCAGATACTGTTGCCGGCGAAATTGGAGGTAAAGTGGGTGCAGAAAAACTAATAATACTGACTGATGTCCCAGGAATCTTAAAAGACCCCACAGATCCCAGAAGCCTCATAAAAAAGGTCACCATAGCCCAGGTCAAGGAACTGATTGAGGATGGCACTGTCCGTGATGGTATGCTGCCCAAGGTCCTCACCTGTATCAGTGCCCTTGAAAAAGGAGTTAAATCCGCCCATATAATTGATGGACGGATTAAACACAGCATACTCCTGGAAATATTCACCAAAGACGGTATTGGCACCATGATAACCCCGTGAGGGAAGTGCATGAAGATAAGCATAGTAACCGATGGACCCTACGGTGAACGGGCCTACGCCACCATTAAAGAGGAATTTGACTGTGACTACGTGGTAATGGAAGCTCCCCAATCCAGTTTCATGGATGAAATCCAACTCCCCCCAGAAACCATGGCCCAACTGGAAAAAGCAGACATCATTTTAACCTATGTTCTACACCCCGACCTCACCCTAGACCTGGTTGACGCCCTTCACGATAAAGTAGAATGGATCATCGTCGGTGCCTGGAGAGGAGAAGGTTTTAAAAATCAGCTAGAAAGCTACGGTAATGTTACCTGCCCCGAGAACATGTGCGACCTAACTGAGAATGGAAACCCGGTTTTTGATAAGTTCGTCTCTAAATTCGGCAGACCCATAGTTCGGGTTAACTGCCAGGGCGATAAGGTGGTTGAGGTGGAGGTTCTCCGCTGTTCACCCTGTGGCAGCACTAACTTTGTGGCCCAGGAAATGGTAGGTGAAGACACTGCCACCCTGCCTATTAAGGCCGGTCTCCGGATACAACATTACCCCTGTCGGGCCCCTAAAATGCGACTGTTCACTGATGATGAGTGTAAAAAGGAAATGGCAGCCAATTTCCACAAGGAAGCCTTCCAGGAAGCCCTTAAAAATAAAAAATGATTTAAAATCGAATTCGTTCCTTTTTTAGTTCATCAATT comes from Methanobacterium formicicum and encodes:
- a CDS encoding V4R domain-containing protein, whose product is MPEYTNYNEYLENMGLVLKEGASILCLNSNADITRPGPYCEERKTLVSANSVGALRSIIITGSKQFGIGTMGSILRIAGGEFSTLRAAQMIDAGELEKGDISGWLELVKFDFKNWGYGILTPESVEDGRIVVKLDESMSSAGIPNLSQSVCYYEGGRITGGLSQITGDKWQFVETNCWGRGDKFCRFEITKI
- the argB gene encoding acetylglutamate kinase, whose amino-acid sequence is METVNILVEALPYIKKFHKKKIMIKYGGHAMIDSEAKSSTARDTVLLKYVGMKPIVVHGGGPEISRSMNKLGKEPKFIGGLRVTDQETMDIVKMVLVGKISTEIVANIGLHGGKGVGLSGKDNLLLKACKRSPQVVVNQETGEEQMVDLGLVGEIESINPEILRVLTENDYIPVISPIGVDDKAETLNLNADTVAGEIGGKVGAEKLIILTDVPGILKDPTDPRSLIKKVTIAQVKELIEDGTVRDGMLPKVLTCISALEKGVKSAHIIDGRIKHSILLEIFTKDGIGTMITP
- a CDS encoding DUF166 domain-containing protein, translated to MKISIVTDGPYGERAYATIKEEFDCDYVVMEAPQSSFMDEIQLPPETMAQLEKADIILTYVLHPDLTLDLVDALHDKVEWIIVGAWRGEGFKNQLESYGNVTCPENMCDLTENGNPVFDKFVSKFGRPIVRVNCQGDKVVEVEVLRCSPCGSTNFVAQEMVGEDTATLPIKAGLRIQHYPCRAPKMRLFTDDECKKEMAANFHKEAFQEALKNKK